Below is a genomic region from Dioscorea cayenensis subsp. rotundata cultivar TDr96_F1 chromosome 14, TDr96_F1_v2_PseudoChromosome.rev07_lg8_w22 25.fasta, whole genome shotgun sequence.
cTGTTTCAAGATATTCCATATTTACATTGCTGAGATGGAAAAATAATCTGGAGCAATTGGAATTCAATTCATCAATGGATTTCAAGCCAAACGGCTAAAATATAAAAGTCTGTAGAATTGAATTCTACATACGTTTAACTTCAAGGAATCCACAAGATCTGTATCCACATTGTctgaatgaagaagaaatgagagaagaagCTCTTCACAATAAGCAATATGGCCGTAATAAGCAAAACTCCACAAGTCAAGCATTTCTGAGAAAACTCCATGCAATCTATGTTTGCAGAGGTACACAAAGCTCTTCACAATGGTCTCAGCTCATCAGAGGCTACCTTTCTTCAGGCTTTCTCAGAGAAGCCTTAATGGTTTACACCAAAAACCTCCCCAGAAGAACCTCCCACACAGTACTCCCTTTGGTTCTCAAGGCTTGTGGTTCTCTGGCATTGCTTCCACTCGGAGCTTCTTTGCATGGGGAGTCCGTGAAGGCCGGGTTGATTGGTGAAATTTTGGTAGGCACTACGTTTGTGTCAATGTACTGCAAGTTTGGTAATCTCAGTGATGCACGGAAGGTGTTCGACGAAATGCCTCACAGGAATGTTGTTACTTATAATGCAATGATTGGAGGGTGTCTCATGAATGGTGATGTGGATTCAGCATTGGTGTTGTTTGAAAGATCGCCGGAGAGGACCCCGGTGACTTGGGTGACAATGATTGATGGTTTTGCGAGGGTTGGGGACACTGTGACTGCTAGGAAGTTGTTTGACGAAACACCGAATGAGTTGAGGAATGTTGTGACTTGGACTGTTATGGTTCATGGTTATGCCGCTAAAGGTGAGATGGGTGCAGCTAGAGAAATGTTTGAGTGCATGCCTTGTAGAAGTTTTTTTGTGTGGTCATCTATGATCAGTGGGTACTTTAAAAAAGGCGATGCAAAGGAGGCCCGGATGATGTTTGATCGGATTCCGGAACGGAATTTGGTGAATTGGAATGCTTTGATTGCAGGGTATGCCCAAATTGGGTGTTGTGAGGAGGCATTGGATGCGTTTAGGGAAATGCAGAAGGATGGTTTTGAGCCAGATGAATTCACAATGGCAAGTGTATTGTCTGCTTGTTCGCAGTTGGGTTGCCTAGGGACAGGAAAGAAAATTCATGATATGATCAATCAAAAAAGGATTAACACgaattattttgtgttgaatggtttggttgataTGTATGCGAAATGCGGTGACCTTGAAAGagcaaaaacaatatttaatggGATGATAAACAGAAATGTTGTTTGTTGGAATTCAATGATTTCAGGCCTTGCTACTCATGGTCGGAGCTATGAAGCTCTTGCGCTGTTTGATAGAATGGAAGAGTCAAAAAAGGAGCCCGATAATGTGACATTTCTGGCAGCACTTTCGGCTTGTACGCATGCAGGATTTGTTGACAGAGGATTAGAGATTTTCAGAAAGATGGAAAAATACGGATTAGCTGCAGGTGTGGAGCACTATGGATGTATAGTCGATCTCTTGGGCCGAGCCGGAAGACTAAATGAAGCTTACAGTTTAGTCAAGAGCATGCCAGGGGTTCCAAACAGATCAGTTTGGGGTGCTTTGCTTGGAGCTTGTAAAATTCATGCAGATAAAAATATGGCAGATAGAGTCTTGAGTGATTTGAATTCGAATGCAGagcatgatgatgatgtgaaGTACATTGTATTATCAAATGTTAATGCCACTTTGAATAAGTGGGAGGAAGCAGAGAAATTATGGAGGGTGATGGCTGAGAAGGGAATGCGAAAGATTCCTGGGTGTAGTTCAATTATGGTTGGAGACATCGAACATAGATTCCATTCTGGTGCTATAAGAGAATCTCAAGCATGTGTGAAGTTGGTGTAGTTTATTGCGCTGATTAATTTCTGCCATTGTTGAAACATTAAGAGTTAAGACTTGAGAGGATGGCAGAAATTAACAATGATAAAAGCCTCAATTGACAATTTGATAAGGTAATTTGATTGATCCTGCTTATCATATTgtgaataaatattattttgttcaaTTTAGAGGAATAATTTGATGCTCATACTTAGAATGTATGTTCCTTTAGCAGTATGGTAGTTGAATACATTGTCCTGCAATTTATATGTAGTCTTTGCTTTTAAGCAGTGTTGTTTTGGGGAATTCAAAAGATTAATATTGACAATCGTACATAGAGTGGAgaaagattatttatttataaatacaaagATTGATCCTGCTTGTTGTATTGTGAATATCAAAAATCTTGTTCACTGATCCAAAAGCTGATAGTTAAAAATCTTGTATCTTAATTTTGTGTGGGTGGCATCAGACCAAACACAGGGCTGGCAGAAATGTAGTGTATGAACAAAGGAAGAAGCAGATGAAATATGTCATTGTTACTTTATTAGACTTAAATAAGTTGTTGGATAATAAATGTTGGATAATAAATGTTGGAATCAATGATTAAATAGTTTTGCAAGGTACAAAGTTTGCCAAGGAATATATCAATGTAAAAATTCGCCAATTAATATCTCACTGTATTTGATAGTTGAAGGTGTCAACCGGGTGGCATAGCTCGGTATGATAtgggtcatgcttagtccgggGCATGATACATGCTACagtttatattttgtgtatattttatttaaataattttcagaaaattGTGTGTAAATGTTAATGTTTATAGGccaaaaactaattttattaaataatttttaaatggcATCTACAAGAAAACTTgtcatatagatatatatatatatatatatatatatatatatatctcgaattttgaaattgtataattttatatacataaatgaATAACGGATATGTTCTAAACtaagtttattaaaaaattaactttatagttttagttttaaatgctttttttttttttgaagcccttctaaaatttgcttatttattattttgaatttttttaatttttttaatttttttaggattttttaattaaaaaaatgggccATGTTGTTGCATTTGCTGTTTACCTTGTTCGACCCCTAGTAAGTaataaccaaaaagaaattagatatataaaaataaagaataagtaCGAGGACTAATGAtgtttgtgatttttctttaaatgagaaaaataaaaatctgatTAACAAAAATGCCCCCATGCAGGATCGAACTACAGACCTTCAGTTTACAAGACTGACGCTCTACCACTGAGCTATAGGGGCTTACCAACCAAGACCTcacaagaaacaataaaaatagctAAATTTGTTAGGTTAGAcgctttccctttttcttcggTGTTTTCGGTCAGTCAAAATCATCATTCATCAACTCCAGACAAATGGCAAAATGTTCCAAATGAATCCAAAACCAAAATTCAGTACACCAATTTACAGCTCAATGTATTGAAAGTTTCAAGCTCAGTACACGTGCTCTGagcaaataacaacaaaatgatGTGTTCTGGGTTGTAAACTATGATCTAGTATTTAAAAAGAATAGCAACCCCAAAACGAGTTTTAATTCATTAAGGCAAAGGAACCGGAGTTCTCCAATTATGGAACTCAACCAAGTCTCTATTTACAATCGATCCATTGTGCAGCCAGAATGTTTCAGCAGACTGGTGGAATCGCCGCACTTTCCTTTGTAGCTCCCACATTATACCTAGCATAGCTGAACATGGTCCAGTTTCAGGAGCATAAACGAAGAGACACCTCACTAGACGTCCATGAGCTAGCATCTCGTGGATTACTTCGTCTGATCAAATGATATCTCAGTGTTAGAAAGCACAAGGAGAATGGACATTATGATGGGAATTGAGAGGATAATAAGATCACCTGGTATGGATTGAAGGTAGTCGAGGAGTTCAGGTCCTATCTTGGTCGATGGCCACTTGATAGAGAACTGTGTGTAGTCAATCACATTCTGGAAAGGAAGTTCTACTTTGTCTGATAAAATCACAGGAACACATTCCTGTTTCAAGATCACTAAATTAGATTTTGACAGTAGATCAATgacattttgaatcaaacaatcaaacacgGAAAGAGGAAGGGAGAGACCACAAAGAAAGATTCATAAAAGCGAAGCGTCCATGATGACTCGCCACGAGGAGCTACGCAGAATTTGGCATTCCTCAAATGATTGAAGTATTCTGTCCTTCCCAATTTGTCAGGGCCAGTGAGCTTTAATTCTGGAGATTCCAACTGTTCACAAAATGAATATGCATGCACGCCCTCTGGATGatagtaaattaaaataaaaagaatgaagttGGAACAATACATACCTGTCTAAAAAGTGAATTATGCACAAAACTTCTTCCTATCtcagttttttttctctttttccatgGTGATGAGACAGACAACATATTGGGATATTATcaacaaaaaggaatttttttttttttgttgatgttttatcATGAACTTTCCACAATGCATGCTTTTCACATTCCCCAATTAGTTAGCTACCCCTTGCTTCTTCACAAATTTAACCATGAGGAAAAACTTCACACACATGACAGTCATAACTCTGTTCCAATATGAAGAGATGGGCATCCAGTCCTACCAGTTTGTTCTGCTTGCTTGCGGTTAGATATGTATAGTTTGTGTAGCATATCGGAGTAATGCATTGCCAGATCCTTCTTATCAGGAATGTTTCATAATGAAGCctctttttatttgaaaaataaagtttttcctTAATGTCCATCTACTTTTATGCGAGCCGGCAATAAAGTACTCCATATTCGCACATTTATAGAAAAGGAAGATAAGGCTACAAGTGGGACTCTCATTTCATGACCTAAAAAATTATTCAGATTCAATGTTTTAGAATTAACGAGGGTTCCTCAAGACTGTCAAGCTACGAGTGGGACTCTCATTTCACTTGACCTAAAAAGGTATTCAGATTTACAATGACTTTTGCGAGTGTGAGGGACTTTCCTCCAAGACTGTCACTTGCAGCTAATTTTTCCTTGTTGATGGTATCGCTTCCGCTTATATCCTTCCAACATATAAAAACTTCCATTTAGCGATTCCACCAACATATTCAACCAACAGTTTGGCTTTCTGATATTTCTAAATGTGAGTTTTCTTAAGTCTTTAAATCAATTCTATAGACCTTGATATTTATCCACAAGAAATCATTTCCTACAATCCCCTCGGCAATACCAAACAGAATCATCATATTTATAATCTAATTAGCAAACTCATAAACTAAAAGTTTCAAATAAAGTTGGGTTCTTGAGATCTCTCAGGCATAAAAGTAAAGCTCATCATTGGAAAACAGTAACTATTCAGTCAGACATCAGCAGAGCTCTTGAAAACTAACCTTATTAGGATATTGTTTTGCAAGTTCTGCAAGTTGGAGACGACCAACCTTTCCTTGTGCACGACCAAGAAAGTTTGCCAAATATTTCCTCTTTGACAAAGGAATTGGTTGGACAATAGATGAACCCATGAAATTAGTCATTCCATCATCAACATTCCCAGGGATGATAATGTCTTTCCATGTATTAAAAGCACTAGTGTCTCGCTTATCTGTTCGGTCCCCCTGTAAAAAAACAAGTTTCTTAGCTAACTCTACAAGATAACAAGCTATAACTACTCTTAAAAATTGGACAAATATGAACAGAAAGCAGTCTCAAAATTCTAGAACATAAAAATTCACAACCTAGGGATTAAAGAACTAAATTGGCCTCATAGGAGAACAACAACTAGTTAAAATAAccagttgatttttttttttttcaaattaatcaacaTAACCCAGCCAATCCCTACCTGCAAGGAAATATAGCCTACACATGCAAGTTTGAAATGCTAACCCTTCAGTCAGGGAAGCTCTCATATGAAATTAACATTCATCACAAAAGTCAAGAGCACATATGAAACTAGGTCATGCAGAGAATGAAACTAAAACTTCAGAAGTGAGCAAAGTCCAATTTGAGTCACTCAGAAAATTGTATCTCAAGATTATCAACCAGTCATTTTTACTGATGCAACCATGCAAAATTATACAGATGCAGTGCATAGTACCTCAGGCGTAAGAATGATTGATCGATTCAAAAAAGTTGCCCAAGATCGAAACAAATGAGCACCAGCACCACTGCAATCATCGCATAGTGTGTCTAAGTACACTCAAAGTGACTAATAAAGGGCAATCAGAAGGTCCAAAGAACTGTGATCAACAATAAGAAACCAATATGCTTAAAAGAAATGCCCATTAAAGAAGAATGAATGTACCTAGGAAAGACAAAAATATGGTCACGACCACCAGATAAACGAAAGTATGGCATTTGACTTAGGACCTACACTCGAAGAAAAAGAAACTGGTAAGATGAAAATATCTCAACAATACAAGGCCATACCCAAGaattcacaaaaacaaacaagcattcaagatacaaaatgCACCTGCATAAAGAATCATGAGGTTTTTTCAATGCAAGTGTTCCAGCAAAGGTATAATCACTAACATGAAATCCTTCAAAGTCAATAAAAATGGTAGACATACATTTTCAATACAGCCATCTGCTCATTTAGCAAAATTGAAAACAGAAAACAAGGCAAACAAAAAGGCTGAAGAAAATGGCATATAGTTTATACCTTAACATAAGTCTGGTTAATCTCCTTATCATTCAAGCCACCATTCATTCGCACACATTTTACATAAGATGGAACAAAGAATAAATCAGCTTCCTCTTTCTTCAATGTCCGGAACTTTGATTTGAGCATTAACTGGTGAATTTTAACCTGAATAAAGAACACAATTAACTTAGATTACATGTCAAACGCTAATTTTTAGGTTCAATAACCCACAAAAATCCAGGACATTAGAACTGGTAACGAAagcattcatttttattaactcATCACTGTAACATTTTCCACATGAAAGAATTGAGCGAAGAGAAAACCTGTGAGAATAAAGAAATTAACTTGaattaaattacataaaaaaacatttatattgacacaaaaccctaattttcagGTTAAAGATCCCTAGATATCACAGAAATTGAATCCTgggagattaaaaaaaaacatccatttCTACGAGTTCATGACAATGAGAATTCGCCCAAATGAAAAGAatcaataaaagataaaataattgcGATGCAAACCTGGGTGCCCCATTGGCCCTTGAAGCAGGACTCGGCGGAGATCCGGCCATCCCTACCACGCAACAGCGCTCTAAGCCCATCGATCTCGCGCTCATCGTAGACATAGATCTTGAGAGACAGCACAGACCCATATCCACGCTCTGGCCACCTCAACGTCCCGGCATGGTCAAAGAGCGAAGTGGTAGGGGGCGACGGCGAGTATACGCAGGTAGCAGGGCGGTCGAGAGAGCGGGCGAAGAAGAAGACAATGGAAGCAAGGGCTAGGGCTCCGATCTGGTGCGCTCGCGTGCATGGTGGAGCACGGGCTCGGCTTGGCGTCACCATccgagagagaagagagagatcTCCACCTCGAGCTCTCTAGTTCTCTTCTCGCTGATGGAGGTGCTGGTACTTTTATGAATTAAACCTCCTAAAACGTTTTAAATTATCTCTTTTCATTACACTacctcaaattttttatattactcaAAACCTctattcaatcatatatatatatatatatatatatatgagaaaattactatttactcctcgtgaatttcaaaaattctcaAACAACCCCTCCAATTTTGGCAAACCCCAGACAACCCTTCCAGTTATAGTtcaacttcccttttacccctaccgttcacttgaaATGCGACCATGTtataaaattccatttttgcctTTGAAAATGACGGGAAAAAACGGCcactcacatcatgtccaacctgtatacatacaattttgcattttttgttgccttttgtcaaacaaagtttagaaggctcatcacatcttcttcttctttttcttattctcctcattttggtttgttatatttgaattctGTCGGTTTTcttgataaggtgagaatttcttcgattcgagGGCTATTGTTCATGGCGTTGACTTATTGCGAATTGGTGTTAGTTTAGCTGAGATACGTGAGCGATTATGTCTTGATGTT
It encodes:
- the LOC120275272 gene encoding pentatricopeptide repeat-containing protein At3g21470; translation: MREEALHNKQYGRNKQNSTSQAFLRKLHAIYVCRGTQSSSQWSQLIRGYLSSGFLREALMVYTKNLPRRTSHTVLPLVLKACGSLALLPLGASLHGESVKAGLIGEILVGTTFVSMYCKFGNLSDARKVFDEMPHRNVVTYNAMIGGCLMNGDVDSALVLFERSPERTPVTWVTMIDGFARVGDTVTARKLFDETPNELRNVVTWTVMVHGYAAKGEMGAAREMFECMPCRSFFVWSSMISGYFKKGDAKEARMMFDRIPERNLVNWNALIAGYAQIGCCEEALDAFREMQKDGFEPDEFTMASVLSACSQLGCLGTGKKIHDMINQKRINTNYFVLNGLVDMYAKCGDLERAKTIFNGMINRNVVCWNSMISGLATHGRSYEALALFDRMEESKKEPDNVTFLAALSACTHAGFVDRGLEIFRKMEKYGLAAGVEHYGCIVDLLGRAGRLNEAYSLVKSMPGVPNRSVWGALLGACKIHADKNMADRVLSDLNSNAEHDDDVKYIVLSNVNATLNKWEEAEKLWRVMAEKGMRKIPGCSSIMVGDIEHRFHSGAIRESQACVKLV
- the LOC120276302 gene encoding probable glycosyltransferase At5g25310 isoform X2 → MVTPSRARAPPCTRAHQIGALALASIVFFFARSLDRPATCVYSPSPPTTSLFDHAGTLRWPERGYGSVLSLKIYVYDEREIDGLRALLRGRDGRISAESCFKGQWGTQVKIHQLMLKSKFRTLKKEEADLFFVPSYVKCVRMNGGLNDKEINQTYVKGDRTDKRDTSAFNTWKDIIIPGNVDDGMTNFMGSSIVQPIPLSKRKYLANFLGRAQGKVGRLQLAELAKQYPNKLESPELKLTGPDKLGRTEYFNHLRNAKFCVAPRGESSWTLRFYESFFVECVPVILSDKVELPFQNVIDYTQFSIKWPSTKIGPELLDYLQSIPDEVIHEMLAHGRLVRCLFVYAPETGPCSAMLGIMWELQRKVRRFHQSAETFWLHNGSIVNRDLVEFHNWRTPVPLP
- the LOC120276302 gene encoding probable glucuronosyltransferase Os03g0107900 isoform X1, whose protein sequence is MVTPSRARAPPCTRAHQIGALALASIVFFFARSLDRPATCVYSPSPPTTSLFDHAGTLRWPERGYGSVLSLKIYVYDEREIDGLRALLRGRDGRISAESCFKGQWGTQVKIHQLMLKSKFRTLKKEEADLFFVPSYVKCVRMNGGLNDKEINQTYVKVLSQMPYFRLSGGRDHIFVFPSGAGAHLFRSWATFLNRSIILTPEGDRTDKRDTSAFNTWKDIIIPGNVDDGMTNFMGSSIVQPIPLSKRKYLANFLGRAQGKVGRLQLAELAKQYPNKLESPELKLTGPDKLGRTEYFNHLRNAKFCVAPRGESSWTLRFYESFFVECVPVILSDKVELPFQNVIDYTQFSIKWPSTKIGPELLDYLQSIPDEVIHEMLAHGRLVRCLFVYAPETGPCSAMLGIMWELQRKVRRFHQSAETFWLHNGSIVNRDLVEFHNWRTPVPLP